A region from the Janthinobacterium agaricidamnosum genome encodes:
- a CDS encoding alpha/beta hydrolase family protein: MTSPRLCRSLGSLLIAAACASLAHAAETKATTPVAATQTQARHAITHEDVWLMKRVGAPVASPDGRWAVFSVVDSAYDSKEQSSDLWIKSLLDDSPARRLTYSKGGESAMAWSPDSRQLVFVAKRDGDEAGQIYRLDVAAGGEAQRLTSLTLGARMPKWSPDGKQLLFISDIYPGNKTEADVKQSAKERKERKVSARSYETTAPRYFDKWLTDKQVRLFIVDAQPESKGENTPRDILSGTQLVALPGFGGGQGDEGQSLDAVWTPDGKAVVFNAATNRDAAQREAVYSQLYLLPVAGGEAQRLTQDKHSYGSLKFAADGKTLFALSDAQTPGKVYDVKRLASFAWPMSNPAPTILTAKLDRSISRYVLPEGGKRVIFSYEHAGLEKLYSIDVKGGDVREEPSLPTGTINSLSSGGKALVGVWESSINPPEIYAFNGKQPKRLTAFNTEKASKIDWQAPEHFWFTTADGRRIHNMLVKPANFDPNKKYPLFTVIHGGAASMWRDQFVLRWNYHLLAKPGYVVLLTDYKGSTGYGEEFSRSIQFDPLKGPGDEVNQGVDEAIKKYPFIDSTKLAAGGASYGGHLANWLQATTTRYKAIVSHAGEMDLIMQWGTSDGGFGRETNAGGPVWSNLPVWRDQSPVMQAGNHEKGTGFTTPILITVGELDYRVPANNALMNFAVQQRLNVPAKLLVFPDENHWILKGENSRFFYSEVEGWLAKYLK, from the coding sequence ATGACCTCACCCCGTCTTTGCCGTTCCCTCGGCTCCCTGCTGATCGCAGCAGCCTGCGCCTCGCTGGCTCACGCCGCCGAGACCAAGGCCACGACCCCAGTTGCCGCCACGCAAACGCAAGCCAGACACGCCATCACGCATGAAGACGTGTGGCTGATGAAACGGGTGGGCGCGCCCGTCGCCAGCCCGGACGGGCGCTGGGCCGTGTTTTCCGTGGTCGACAGCGCCTACGATAGCAAGGAACAATCGTCGGATCTGTGGATCAAGTCCCTGCTTGATGACAGCCCCGCGCGCCGCCTGACGTATTCCAAGGGCGGCGAAAGCGCCATGGCCTGGTCGCCGGACAGCCGCCAGCTGGTCTTCGTCGCCAAGCGCGACGGCGATGAAGCGGGACAGATCTACCGCCTCGACGTGGCCGCCGGCGGCGAAGCGCAACGCCTGACCTCGCTCACCCTGGGCGCGCGCATGCCAAAGTGGAGCCCGGACGGCAAGCAATTGCTGTTCATCAGCGACATCTATCCTGGCAACAAGACGGAAGCCGACGTCAAGCAAAGCGCGAAAGAGCGCAAGGAGCGCAAAGTCAGCGCCCGTTCATATGAAACGACGGCGCCGCGCTATTTCGACAAATGGCTGACGGACAAGCAGGTACGCCTGTTCATCGTCGATGCGCAACCTGAGTCGAAAGGTGAAAACACGCCGCGCGACATCCTGTCGGGCACGCAACTGGTGGCGCTGCCCGGCTTTGGCGGCGGCCAGGGCGACGAGGGACAATCCTTGGATGCCGTCTGGACGCCGGACGGCAAGGCCGTCGTCTTCAACGCAGCCACCAACCGCGACGCGGCCCAGCGCGAAGCCGTCTATTCGCAGCTGTACTTGCTGCCCGTGGCCGGCGGCGAAGCGCAACGTTTGACGCAGGACAAGCACAGCTACGGTTCCCTGAAATTCGCGGCCGACGGCAAGACCCTGTTCGCCTTGAGCGACGCGCAAACGCCCGGTAAAGTGTATGACGTGAAACGCCTGGCCAGCTTCGCCTGGCCGATGAGCAATCCTGCGCCAACCATCCTGACAGCCAAGCTGGACCGCTCGATTTCCCGCTATGTGCTGCCCGAAGGCGGCAAGCGCGTCATTTTCAGCTATGAACATGCGGGCCTGGAAAAGCTGTACTCGATCGATGTCAAAGGCGGCGACGTGCGCGAAGAGCCATCCTTGCCGACGGGCACCATCAACTCGCTGAGCAGCGGCGGCAAGGCCCTCGTCGGCGTGTGGGAGTCGTCGATCAATCCGCCGGAAATCTATGCCTTCAACGGCAAGCAGCCGAAACGGCTGACGGCCTTCAACACGGAGAAAGCGAGCAAGATCGACTGGCAGGCGCCCGAGCACTTCTGGTTCACCACGGCCGACGGCCGCCGGATCCACAATATGCTCGTCAAGCCCGCGAATTTCGACCCGAACAAGAAATATCCGCTGTTTACCGTCATCCACGGCGGCGCGGCCAGCATGTGGCGCGACCAGTTCGTGCTGCGCTGGAACTATCACTTGCTGGCCAAGCCAGGTTATGTCGTGCTGCTGACCGACTACAAGGGTTCCACCGGCTATGGCGAGGAATTCTCGCGCTCGATCCAGTTCGACCCATTGAAAGGTCCGGGCGATGAAGTCAACCAGGGCGTCGATGAAGCCATCAAGAAATACCCGTTCATCGACAGCACGAAACTGGCCGCCGGCGGCGCCAGCTATGGCGGCCACCTGGCCAACTGGCTGCAGGCAACCACCACGCGCTACAAGGCCATCGTCTCGCACGCGGGCGAAATGGATTTGATCATGCAGTGGGGCACCAGCGATGGCGGTTTCGGCCGTGAAACGAATGCAGGCGGCCCCGTCTGGTCGAACCTGCCCGTGTGGCGCGACCAAAGCCCGGTCATGCAAGCGGGCAACCACGAAAAAGGCACGGGCTTTACCACCCCCATCCTGATCACCGTGGGCGAGCTCGACTACCGCGTGCCGGCCAACAATGCCCTGATGAACTTTGCAGTACAACAGCGCCTGAACGTGCCGGCGAAATTGCTGGTGTTCCCGGATGAAAACCACTGGATTTTAAAAGGCGAGAACAGCCGTTTCTTCTACAGCGAAGTCGAGGGCTGGCTCGCCAAATACCTCAAGTAA
- a CDS encoding MFS transporter, whose amino-acid sequence MLSLPFSQWLERRGIHFAWVIVAITFLTALTSSAALGLPGALMQPLSREFGWDAEQISSALAVRFVLFGLMGPFAAILMERFGLRNIICVALGLIAAGMLLATRMTQFWQLVALWGILLGLGSGMTALVLSAVVANRWFETHRGLVVGVLTASSATGQLLFLPVGAWLIEHFGWRTAVMPVFASCAIVAVLAFLCMRNRPQDVALRPYGADPATPLTAPVAAKMTFATPFVILRSVAANRTFWILFGTFFICGLSTNGLIQTHFISLCGDSGLSAVPAASVLAMMGAFDLFGTILSGWLSDRYDNRKLLFWYYGLRGLSLFWLPYSEFTLYGLSLFAIFYGLDWIATVPPTVKLVGATFGRERAGMVFGWIFAGHQLGAAVAAYGAGRIRTLMLTYNPALFAASAACLLAALLVLAIQRQKAAVAAVQPA is encoded by the coding sequence ATGCTTTCTCTTCCCTTTTCGCAATGGCTGGAGCGGCGCGGCATCCATTTCGCCTGGGTCATCGTCGCCATCACCTTCCTCACGGCCCTGACATCGTCTGCCGCCCTGGGCTTGCCGGGCGCGCTGATGCAGCCGCTGAGCCGCGAGTTCGGCTGGGATGCCGAGCAGATTTCCTCGGCCCTGGCCGTGCGTTTCGTGCTGTTTGGCTTGATGGGGCCGTTTGCCGCCATCCTGATGGAGCGTTTCGGCTTGCGCAATATCATCTGCGTGGCCCTGGGCCTGATCGCGGCCGGCATGCTGCTGGCCACGCGCATGACGCAATTCTGGCAGCTGGTGGCCCTGTGGGGCATCCTGCTGGGGCTGGGCTCGGGCATGACGGCGCTGGTCCTGAGCGCCGTGGTGGCGAACCGCTGGTTCGAGACGCACCGGGGCCTGGTGGTGGGCGTGCTGACGGCCAGCTCGGCAACGGGCCAGCTGCTGTTCCTGCCCGTGGGTGCCTGGCTGATCGAGCATTTCGGCTGGCGCACGGCCGTCATGCCCGTGTTTGCCAGCTGCGCCATCGTTGCCGTGCTGGCCTTCCTGTGCATGCGCAACCGGCCGCAGGACGTGGCCTTGCGGCCCTACGGCGCCGATCCGGCCACGCCGCTGACGGCGCCAGTGGCCGCAAAAATGACGTTTGCCACGCCGTTCGTGATTCTGCGCAGCGTGGCGGCGAACCGCACCTTCTGGATACTGTTCGGCACCTTCTTCATCTGCGGCCTCAGCACCAACGGCCTGATCCAGACGCACTTCATTTCCCTGTGCGGCGACTCGGGCCTGTCCGCCGTGCCGGCCGCCTCCGTGCTGGCGATGATGGGGGCGTTCGACCTGTTCGGCACGATCTTGTCCGGCTGGCTGTCGGACCGCTATGACAACCGCAAACTGCTGTTCTGGTACTACGGCTTGCGGGGGCTGTCCCTGTTCTGGCTGCCGTATTCGGAATTCACCCTGTACGGCCTGTCCCTGTTTGCCATATTTTACGGCCTGGACTGGATCGCCACTGTGCCGCCGACCGTGAAACTGGTGGGCGCCACGTTTGGCCGGGAGCGGGCGGGCATGGTGTTCGGCTGGATCTTCGCGGGCCACCAGCTGGGCGCCGCCGTGGCCGCGTACGGCGCGGGCCGCATCCGCACCCTGATGCTGACCTACAATCCGGCCCTGTTCGCGGCCAGCGCCGCCTGCCTGCTGGCCGCGCTGCTGGTGCTGGCGATCCAGCGGCAGAAGGCGGCCGTGGCCGCCGTCCAGCCCGCATGA
- a CDS encoding BON domain-containing protein yields MNKMIALMLAASASALLAAAPAYAQDASYKSLTDKASSDYKQAKAACDSHSGNAKKVCVEEARVARAKAESDAVAQYRNTPRELTKARKDVANAEYDLAKAKCGDRTGADKTTCMNDAKAAKTAALADANTGAKAGTNVAQNPPATTKENCDAMDATAKAACVTRNAAGSTKTAVADSVITTKIKADLVKDNDLKALDVHVETVNGVVMLSGFVPSQAQVKKAADLARSVEGVTDVKNGLKVK; encoded by the coding sequence ATGAACAAAATGATCGCACTCATGCTGGCCGCCAGTGCCAGCGCCCTGCTTGCCGCCGCGCCCGCGTATGCGCAGGATGCCTCGTACAAGAGTTTGACGGACAAGGCGTCAAGTGACTACAAGCAGGCCAAGGCCGCCTGCGACAGCCACAGCGGCAACGCGAAAAAAGTCTGCGTGGAAGAAGCCAGGGTAGCGCGCGCCAAGGCCGAATCGGATGCCGTGGCCCAATACCGCAACACGCCGCGCGAGCTGACCAAGGCCCGCAAGGATGTCGCCAATGCCGAGTATGACCTGGCCAAGGCCAAGTGCGGCGACCGCACGGGCGCCGATAAAACCACATGCATGAACGATGCCAAGGCGGCGAAGACGGCCGCGCTGGCCGACGCCAATACGGGCGCCAAGGCCGGCACCAACGTGGCGCAGAATCCGCCCGCCACCACGAAGGAGAATTGCGACGCCATGGATGCGACGGCCAAGGCCGCCTGCGTGACGCGCAATGCAGCCGGCAGCACCAAGACGGCCGTGGCCGACTCCGTCATCACCACCAAGATCAAGGCTGACCTCGTCAAGGACAACGACTTGAAGGCGCTTGACGTGCACGTGGAAACGGTCAACGGCGTTGTCATGCTCAGCGGCTTCGTGCCTTCCCAGGCGCAAGTGAAAAAAGCCGCCGACCTGGCCCGCAGCGTGGAAGGCGTGACGGATGTGAAGAATGGCTTGAAGGTCAAGTAA